TTATATCAGCAAATTTAATGATGGAAGATCAGGCGGTGGAGCTTAGTCTCCGTCCTCGCTATTTAGCGGAATATATCGGACAGAATCAAGTGAAAGAAAATATGAAGATTTACATTGAAGCTGCAAAAATGCGTAGCGAAGCGTTAGATCACGTACTACTCTATGGTCCCCCTGGACTCGGCAAAACAACGCTAGCTAACATTATTGCAAATGAGTTAGGCGTGAATCTGCGTACGACATCTGGACCCGCTATTGTTCGTCCTGGAGATTTAGCAGCATTGCTCACGAATCTTCAAGAGGGAGATGTTCTCTTTATAGATGAGATTCATCGTTTACATCGTACTGTAGAAGAAGTGTTATATCCGGCCATGGAAGATTTCGCTCTGGATATTATGATTGGTAAAGGACCCAGTGCTCGTTCTGTGAGATTGGACCTGCCGCCCTTTACATTGATAGGAGCTACGACCCGTGCTGGGCTTCTTTCCGCACCGTTGAGGGACCGTTTCGGTGTAGTTAGTCGGCTAGAGTACTATAGTGTAGATGAATTGAGTTATATCGTATCTAGAGGCGCTGATATTTTTGGCATAGAGATTGTGGGGAATGCAGCAGATGAAATCGCACTCAGGTCTCGGGGGACTCCTCGGATAGCCAACAGACTTCTGAGACGGGTACGTGATTACGCTCAAGTACGTGGCGATGGGATGATCACACAAGATATTGCAGAACAGGCGCTCAAAATGCTTCAAGTCGATCCTAGAGGGCTTGACCAGATTGACTATAAGATTCTCCATTCCATGATCACGAGCTTTCGTGGTGGGCCTGTAGGGCTGGATACGATTGCTGCAACGATTGGTGAAGAGAGCCAAACGATTGAGGATGTATATGAGCCCTATTTATTACAGATTGGTTTCTTACAACGAACTCCAAGAGGAAGAATGGTGTCGCCTACGGGTTATCAACATCTAGGTCTTCCACTACCTCCAGAACATCATTGATGTTAAGCGGGGAAGAATTTTATGCTTAATCACTAGAAAGGGAGAGAAATAGATGATAAAAAAATTCAGCAGAAGAAGTAAGAATTGGCTCAGTAAAGGAATTTTGGCTATCGTCATTACAGCGGCATGTTTTCAAGTGCCTAGTGAAGCTCTAGCAATTTCTAATGATACGGTAAGAGTTGCACTTTTTCTAAATTTAGGTAGCACGTATAAGTCAACGGTTCCCGCCGTGACGCTTCAATCGGAGAATAATTGGAGCATTGGTGAGAATGGGGCAGATGGATATCAAGCTTGGATTTCCTTTGCAGCTAATACCCAAGCACGTTTCAGTGTAGATCAATATCGAGTTAAAGTATTAGAGACAACCGATTGGAAAACAGCAACAGATGCATCACAGAAACTTTCAGGAACAAGTGATAAGCCGATGCTATTTAGTATTTCCCAAAATGGAAAGTCAGTATACCAACTTTATTCTGGTATATATGCGAGTGAGCAAGAGGCTGCAGCGGCTATATCTCGTGTATCTAAGACGGTAGTTGCTCAATTGAATGGTCAGACTCCTACGGTGAAGGGAAATAACTATTTATCCGCAGGCATGTATAGAACTGAGGCTCAGGCTGAATTACAGAGAGCCAAGTTTAACGATGCAGGTATGGATGCAGCAGTGGTTATTTTACCTACAGAGAGTTATTCATATGCTGTGTGGGTAGGAGAAGCAGCGAATAGCAATGAACTGACAGCTATCAAGAGTCAGGCAAATAAGTTATTACCGAAGATAACGCTAGGTGACGTTGAGCTGAATATTCCTGCACTCATAAAAAGACAGGATGTTGGATTGAATCTGAAGACAGCACAATCCGTCGATCATTATCAAATCGTTGATCCTTTGACTAAGTTATGGATTCCAGCAAACGCAGAGGGAACGAAAGTAATAGAAAGATCCCAACGAAGCTATCGTGGTGCTTTCGAGATCAGCTCCTATAATGGACAATTGTCTCTTGTAAATGAGGTACCAATTGACCAGTATTTATATTCAGTAGTAGGTGGAGAAGTTCCTTCTTCTTGGGCAGAAGAGGCATTGAAAACGCAAGCCGTAGCTGCTAGAAGTTATGCTAAATTCCAAAATAACAAATTTAAAATTGCAGACGTAGTGGATACGACACTAAGCCAAGTATATCAAGGAATAAGTTCCGAAGCTCCGAGCATCACAAATGCTGTTGATGCTACGCAGGGTGAAGTTCTTATGAAGGATGGTAAGGTGGTAGAAGCTATATTCTCCTCGAATAGTGGAGGCGTGACAGCCGATTCCAGCGAAGTATGGAATAATGTGAATGATACGTTTGCAAGTGTAGCAAGTGAAGAAGATATATCCGCGCAAAAAAACTTGAAAATGTGGTATTATGTACTTTTGAATAATGGCGTTACAGGATTTATCCGTGAAGATAATGTAAAAGAGCTAGCAGGCACAATAAATGCAGGTCTTGGACAGTTAACGGTAACTGCTAAAGATACCAATGTACGTCCGCTTCCACTTATCCAGTCTAGCGTGAGTGCTGTTGGCAAGCTTAATCCAGGGGATACAGCTACTATTCTGGACAAAGTATCTGAATCCAATTCGTATTCATGGGTTAGAGGTCCTTATACTTCTGAAGAATTACTTAAATCTATGCAAGGCAAGACAACAACCAAGTTACCTAGTTCTATAAGTACACTTGAGGTGACTAAACGGGGTCCATCGGGACGAGTTATTGAGATGCAGGTAAACGGGCAAGTTCTAGAGGTGAAATATGCAGACATTTTCCGTTCTGCACTTAATGGGTTGCCAAGTACGCTATTTGATATTGTACCTATCGGAAGTTATACTGAATTAGGCTCTGACAGTACAACGGTTAAAGCAACAATGCCATCGCCTTTTTCAGCGATTTCTACTTTTGGAGGCAACAGTTTCAGTAATACACAAACGCCCATTATGAACGCTGACTCAAAGGCAAATGCTTTGAACAAAAGTCAGAAGTTTTTATTTGTAGGACGAGGTAATGGTCACGGCTTGGGACTCTCGCAATGGGGAGCCAAGGGGATGGCAGATGATGGGAATAATTATCAGGATATTTTGAAACACTATTATCAAAATGTCACTATTGTTAAGGAATGACGACACCATGGATGTAGAGTTATATAATTTTGACCTACCAGAACGATTAATTGCACAGACACCATTATTAGACCGAAGCTCTTCACGTCTGTTAACTTTAAATAAAGAGGACGGAAGTATTAAGCACGAGTCTTTCACAGCAATATTGGATTATTTACAATCAGGAGATACACTTGTGCTGAATGATACACGTGTTATTCCCGCTAGATTATTCGGTACAAAGGAAGATACAGGAGCGAAAGCAGAAGTGTTGCTGCTCAAAAATGTGAGCGAGGATCGTTGGGAAGCTCTTGTTAAGCCAGGTAAGAAGTTAAAAAAGGGAAATGTGATTCATTTCAGCGATGAGCTACAGGCTGTCATTGAAGAAGAGGGAGAGATGGGAGCGCGCATTCTTTCTTTTAACTATAAGGGCGTGTTTCAGGAAATTCTAGATCGGCTCGGACAGATGCCACTTCCACCTTACATTAAAGAAAAGTTGAATGATCGTGAACGTTATCAGACTGTATATGCACGTCATGAAGGTTCAGCTGCGGCACCTACGGCAGGTCTTCATTTCACAGATGAATTATTGGATGAGATACGTGCCAAGGGAGTGACTGTAACATTCATCACTTTGCATGTAGGACTAGGTACATTTAGACCGATGTCAGTAGAACGTGTCGAAGACCACGTCATGCATGAAGAATATTACTCTATATCCCAAGAGACAGCGGACTTGTTAAATAATGCCCGTAACCGTGGGGGAAGAATAATAGCTGTAGGTACGACTTCATGTAGAACTCTTGAAACTATTGGACAACAATGTGGTGAAGGTCCTCTCTCAGCAAGTAGTGGATGGACGAATATCTTCATGTATCCTGGGCATCAATTTACAGTAGTGAACGCATTGATCACGAACTTCCATTTACCTAAATCAACTTTAGTGATGTTAGTTAGTGCCTTGGCAGGAAGAGATCATGTATTAGAAGCGTATAAGGAAGCGGTGAAAGAGCAGTATCGTTTCTTCAGCTTCGGTGATGCTATGTTTATTTATTAAATACAGAAGAATGGCTTATTAAGGAAGGAATATACTATGGTAGCTGCAATTACTTACGAACATATTAAGACATGTAAACAGTCAGGAGCTCGTCTCGGACGAGTTCATACTCCGCACGGTGTTATTGAGACACCTACATTTATGCCTGTAGGAACACTGGCCACGGTAAAAACAATGAGTCCAGAAGAGCTTAAGCAGATGGATGCTCAGATTATTTTGAGTAACACGTATCATCTATTTCTTCGACCAGGACACGATATTATTCGTGAAGCGGGTGGGCTTCATAAATTTATGAACTGGGATCGCCCCATTCTCACAGACAGTGGTGGCTTTCAAGTATTTAGTCTGAGTGAAATGCGTAAAATTACGGAAGAGGGTGTTCATTTTCGTTCTCATCTAAACGGAGATAAATTATTCCTTTCCCCAGAGGTTGCAATGGAAATTCAGAATGCACTTGGGTCTGATATTATGATGGCATTTGATGAATGTCCACCTTATCCTGCAGAATATGATTACTTAAAGAAATCACTTGAACGAACTAGTCGTTGGGCTGAACGTTGTTTGGAAAGTCATGCTAGACCACAGGATCAAGGGCTGTTCGCTATTGTTCAGGGTGGTATGTATGAAGATTTACGCAAACAGAGTGCGCGTGATTTGACTTCCATGGATTTCCCGGGGTATGCTATTGGAGGACTGAGCGTTGGAGAGTCTAAGCAGCTGATGTATGATGTTTTAGATTACACAGTTCCACTGCTTCCTAGCAATAAACCTCGTTATTTAATGGGTGTGGGATCACCGGATGCGCTCTTAGAGGGGTCTATTCGTGGAGTGGATATGTTCGATTGTGTCTTACCGACTCGGATTGCCCGAAATGGGACAACGATGACAAGCCAAGGTAGACTTGTTATTCGGAATGCAAAATATGCACGTGATTTTGGTCCTCTAGATCCAGCATGTGATTGCTATACATGTCGAAATTATTCGAGAGCTTATTTACGGCATTTGATTAAAGCAGATGAGACCTTCGGACTGAGACTGACTACATACCACAACTTGCATTTCTTGCTAGATTTAATGCGCAAGGTCCGCGAGAGTATTATGGAAGACAGATTGCTTGATTTTCGTGATGAGTTTTTCGAACAGTATGGTCTGTATGAGAACCTCAAAGGTTTTTAAGACAGGAATTGAACTAGAAACTGGAAAGTTATTTTAAGGGGGAAGAAGAATGTTTGAATTTGCAGGTGCACCAGGAGGAGACGGAGCGGGATCTATATTTCAATTAATTTGGCCATTTGTTCTAATGTTTGCGATCTTTTATTTTTTGCTAATCCGTCCACAACAGAAGAAACAAAAGAAACGCGCTTCAATGTTAAGTGCTCTACAAAAGGGAGATAAAATTGTAACCATTGGTGGTCTTCATGGTACAATTTTGGAAATAACAGATGATATCGTTGTTATTCGTGTTAATGATGTAACGAAACTTACCTTCGACCGTAGTGCAATCAGTCAAGGTGTTCGTTCTGAGGATGCGTCAGTGTAACCAATCTTTAACTTAAAAACCTAACAAATAGAGGTTGTCCTATCCGCCATAAGGGCGTAGGGCAACCTCTATTTCCAGTTTATAAGGATGGAAGCTTGGTGCCTTCTTTCTTTATCGTACGCTTGGCCATATAAATTCCAAATGAGGATGCAAATACGCCAAGCAGTGTTCCTGCGATCATATCGGTCAACCAGTGAATTCCAAGGTAGAAAATGCTGAATAGAATAATAACAGAGCTAATTCCAGTTATGATTCTCCAGCGCATGTTACCTGATCGTGCGGCTAGAAGCATGATGGTAACTGAGAGAGATGTATGAAGACTTGGGAAGCAGTTATTTAGACCCGATAAAGGTCTATATTCTTGTTCAAATTTAGGAAATACATCTAACATTAAGAATGATACTCCGGCAGGAGGATGAGACCACACTTCATTCACCGGAAATAGTACATAAAAAGGGATAGCTACGGCATAATTCGTAATAATTGCAAAACAAATGGCGTATACGAGAACTTTATTTCGATCAATAATGTAGACTCCGATAGAACCAACCAAGAGAGATTGGAACACGATGATGTAAAAGAACACAGTAATCTGAGTAACGTATGGGTTACTGAAGATGTGCTGAACGGATTGTACAAAATGACCCTCCAGAGCATAAATCCAAGGAGTAAAGTCCGCATTGTAATCTAAGGATTCTTCAAAACTTAGCTCATACTTATTCAATAAAAGAATACAGATGACAGCTAACAGTAATACAAGAAACCTTCGTGATTTTATGAGATCCATGATGAATTTTCCGACGGGTAACAATGGAAATCTTAGAGTTCCTAACCAAATGAGTATAATGACTACACCTATAGTTGCTAATGAAATAGTTCCTAACGAATTGTACAGCACAACGTAAGTATCCTCCTCTTAATAGCATAACT
The nucleotide sequence above comes from Paenibacillus sp. IHBB 10380. Encoded proteins:
- the queA gene encoding tRNA preQ1(34) S-adenosylmethionine ribosyltransferase-isomerase QueA: MDVELYNFDLPERLIAQTPLLDRSSSRLLTLNKEDGSIKHESFTAILDYLQSGDTLVLNDTRVIPARLFGTKEDTGAKAEVLLLKNVSEDRWEALVKPGKKLKKGNVIHFSDELQAVIEEEGEMGARILSFNYKGVFQEILDRLGQMPLPPYIKEKLNDRERYQTVYARHEGSAAAPTAGLHFTDELLDEIRAKGVTVTFITLHVGLGTFRPMSVERVEDHVMHEEYYSISQETADLLNNARNRGGRIIAVGTTSCRTLETIGQQCGEGPLSASSGWTNIFMYPGHQFTVVNALITNFHLPKSTLVMLVSALAGRDHVLEAYKEAVKEQYRFFSFGDAMFIY
- a CDS encoding phosphatase PAP2 family protein, encoding MLYNSLGTISLATIGVVIILIWLGTLRFPLLPVGKFIMDLIKSRRFLVLLLAVICILLLNKYELSFEESLDYNADFTPWIYALEGHFVQSVQHIFSNPYVTQITVFFYIIVFQSLLVGSIGVYIIDRNKVLVYAICFAIITNYAVAIPFYVLFPVNEVWSHPPAGVSFLMLDVFPKFEQEYRPLSGLNNCFPSLHTSLSVTIMLLAARSGNMRWRIITGISSVIILFSIFYLGIHWLTDMIAGTLLGVFASSFGIYMAKRTIKKEGTKLPSL
- the ruvB gene encoding Holliday junction branch migration DNA helicase RuvB, coding for MEDRIISANLMMEDQAVELSLRPRYLAEYIGQNQVKENMKIYIEAAKMRSEALDHVLLYGPPGLGKTTLANIIANELGVNLRTTSGPAIVRPGDLAALLTNLQEGDVLFIDEIHRLHRTVEEVLYPAMEDFALDIMIGKGPSARSVRLDLPPFTLIGATTRAGLLSAPLRDRFGVVSRLEYYSVDELSYIVSRGADIFGIEIVGNAADEIALRSRGTPRIANRLLRRVRDYAQVRGDGMITQDIAEQALKMLQVDPRGLDQIDYKILHSMITSFRGGPVGLDTIAATIGEESQTIEDVYEPYLLQIGFLQRTPRGRMVSPTGYQHLGLPLPPEHH
- the tgt gene encoding tRNA guanosine(34) transglycosylase Tgt, translating into MVAAITYEHIKTCKQSGARLGRVHTPHGVIETPTFMPVGTLATVKTMSPEELKQMDAQIILSNTYHLFLRPGHDIIREAGGLHKFMNWDRPILTDSGGFQVFSLSEMRKITEEGVHFRSHLNGDKLFLSPEVAMEIQNALGSDIMMAFDECPPYPAEYDYLKKSLERTSRWAERCLESHARPQDQGLFAIVQGGMYEDLRKQSARDLTSMDFPGYAIGGLSVGESKQLMYDVLDYTVPLLPSNKPRYLMGVGSPDALLEGSIRGVDMFDCVLPTRIARNGTTMTSQGRLVIRNAKYARDFGPLDPACDCYTCRNYSRAYLRHLIKADETFGLRLTTYHNLHFLLDLMRKVRESIMEDRLLDFRDEFFEQYGLYENLKGF
- the yajC gene encoding preprotein translocase subunit YajC, with translation MFEFAGAPGGDGAGSIFQLIWPFVLMFAIFYFLLIRPQQKKQKKRASMLSALQKGDKIVTIGGLHGTILEITDDIVVIRVNDVTKLTFDRSAISQGVRSEDASV
- a CDS encoding SpoIID/LytB domain-containing protein; this translates as MIKKFSRRSKNWLSKGILAIVITAACFQVPSEALAISNDTVRVALFLNLGSTYKSTVPAVTLQSENNWSIGENGADGYQAWISFAANTQARFSVDQYRVKVLETTDWKTATDASQKLSGTSDKPMLFSISQNGKSVYQLYSGIYASEQEAAAAISRVSKTVVAQLNGQTPTVKGNNYLSAGMYRTEAQAELQRAKFNDAGMDAAVVILPTESYSYAVWVGEAANSNELTAIKSQANKLLPKITLGDVELNIPALIKRQDVGLNLKTAQSVDHYQIVDPLTKLWIPANAEGTKVIERSQRSYRGAFEISSYNGQLSLVNEVPIDQYLYSVVGGEVPSSWAEEALKTQAVAARSYAKFQNNKFKIADVVDTTLSQVYQGISSEAPSITNAVDATQGEVLMKDGKVVEAIFSSNSGGVTADSSEVWNNVNDTFASVASEEDISAQKNLKMWYYVLLNNGVTGFIREDNVKELAGTINAGLGQLTVTAKDTNVRPLPLIQSSVSAVGKLNPGDTATILDKVSESNSYSWVRGPYTSEELLKSMQGKTTTKLPSSISTLEVTKRGPSGRVIEMQVNGQVLEVKYADIFRSALNGLPSTLFDIVPIGSYTELGSDSTTVKATMPSPFSAISTFGGNSFSNTQTPIMNADSKANALNKSQKFLFVGRGNGHGLGLSQWGAKGMADDGNNYQDILKHYYQNVTIVKE